In a genomic window of Petrotoga mexicana DSM 14811:
- a CDS encoding MoaD family protein — MKIKFFSLIKFDLKKDEVDYQLSGSKSVKEIIKLLDREFDNYFSRKLLKDGEIKSGTIILLNGRNIRHLQGLDTLVENKDEITIFPPSGGG; from the coding sequence TTGAAAATAAAATTCTTTTCCCTTATAAAGTTTGATTTGAAAAAGGATGAAGTCGATTACCAATTATCAGGATCGAAATCTGTTAAAGAAATAATAAAATTATTGGATCGAGAGTTCGATAATTATTTTAGTAGAAAACTACTAAAAGATGGGGAAATTAAAAGCGGTACGATTATATTATTAAATGGAAGAAATATTCGCCATCTACAAGGACTAGATACGTTGGTAGAAAATAAAGACGAAATAACAATTTTTCCCCCTTCTGGAGGAGGATAA
- the fdhF gene encoding formate dehydrogenase subunit alpha — MEVTINHNNYEVEPGQTILQVAKQNGIYIPTICHSPHLSDVGSCRMCLVELENNHKLVASCVTPVTDGMRILTDSKRVIEARKTVVDLLVSDHPLDCMTCEANGNCVLQDLAYEYGIKESTFGTKKLPRFEIKDQNEFIQLDPDKCILCGKCVRTCKEIQMCNALDFVNRGFETKVSPPFNQDLGGQDSPCVFCGQCVEMCPTGALTYIPSKGKGRYYEFNKTKTTCPYCGVGCQLELRTKNNKIVQVGSVYDENSPNPHGESCVKGRFGYDYVNHPDRLTDPLIKRNGHFEKVGWEEALDYVAEKLLNIKEKYGSDSIGGLSSAKCTNEENYIMQKFMRAVIGTNSVDHCARLCHASTVVGLGMAFGSGAMTNSISEIEGSDVIFVIGSNPTENHPVIGSKIKRAKKNGTHLIVADPRKIELSEIADISLHHKPGTDVALINGIMNVIVNEGLLDKKFIEERTEGFESFIKIIEGYTPSKVSQITGVPADKIIEAAKMYGSAEKAAIYFAMGITQHKYGTNNVLSLTNLALLTGNVGFESTGVNPLRGQNNVQGACDVGALPDVYPGYQKVSDPKIKEKFENYWGVKLADREGLTLTEMLEEAGKRIKALYIMGENPFLSDPDQNHVKKALESLDFLIVQDIFLTETAQFADVVLPAASFAEKEGTFTNTERRIQRVRKAINSPGRAKADWEILTTLANKMGYEMKYNSPSEIMDEIARVSKLYGGISYERLEKGGLQWPCPDSNHPGTKYLHKNAFSRGKGKFFPVEFTPPEKEADEKYNFILMTGRMLYHFHTGTMTRRSDPINRHEPDAYVEINIRDARKLGIKDKDRVRITSRQGTIETYAKVGERVKPGQLFMPFHYAESPANKLTNRVYDSKAKIPELKITPVKLEKVEKRVSQREVLIDERYTSIRRQEQ, encoded by the coding sequence TTGGAAGTTACTATAAATCATAATAATTATGAAGTTGAGCCGGGTCAAACTATACTCCAGGTTGCAAAACAAAACGGTATCTATATCCCCACCATATGTCATAGCCCACATTTATCCGATGTAGGTTCTTGTAGAATGTGTTTAGTAGAACTGGAAAACAATCATAAATTAGTTGCTTCTTGTGTTACACCAGTCACTGATGGAATGCGGATTTTAACGGATAGCAAAAGGGTTATCGAGGCTAGAAAGACGGTTGTAGATTTACTAGTTTCTGATCATCCATTGGATTGCATGACATGTGAAGCTAATGGAAACTGTGTCCTTCAAGATCTCGCTTACGAATATGGAATTAAAGAATCCACCTTCGGAACAAAGAAACTCCCACGTTTTGAAATAAAAGATCAGAATGAATTTATACAGCTTGATCCAGACAAATGCATACTTTGTGGTAAATGTGTACGAACATGTAAAGAGATTCAAATGTGTAACGCATTGGATTTTGTCAATAGAGGTTTTGAAACTAAAGTTAGCCCCCCATTTAATCAAGATTTAGGTGGACAGGATTCTCCATGCGTCTTTTGTGGACAATGTGTTGAAATGTGCCCAACAGGGGCTCTTACTTATATTCCTTCCAAAGGAAAAGGACGTTATTACGAATTTAATAAAACTAAAACGACCTGTCCTTACTGTGGGGTTGGTTGTCAATTGGAATTGAGAACTAAAAATAATAAGATAGTTCAAGTTGGTTCGGTTTATGATGAAAACTCTCCAAACCCCCATGGAGAAAGCTGTGTGAAAGGCCGTTTTGGTTATGATTATGTCAATCACCCGGATAGATTGACTGACCCTTTGATAAAGAGAAATGGACATTTTGAAAAAGTTGGTTGGGAAGAAGCATTGGATTATGTTGCAGAAAAACTATTGAATATAAAGGAAAAGTATGGAAGTGATTCAATAGGTGGGTTGAGCTCAGCAAAATGCACAAATGAAGAAAACTATATTATGCAAAAATTTATGAGAGCTGTTATTGGTACAAATTCTGTAGATCACTGTGCGAGACTTTGTCATGCATCTACTGTTGTTGGATTAGGAATGGCATTTGGTTCGGGAGCTATGACCAACTCTATATCAGAAATAGAGGGAAGTGATGTAATATTTGTTATAGGTTCAAATCCAACGGAGAATCACCCGGTAATTGGAAGCAAGATAAAAAGAGCGAAGAAAAACGGTACACATTTAATAGTAGCAGATCCTCGTAAGATAGAACTTTCAGAAATTGCTGACATTTCATTACATCACAAGCCAGGAACAGATGTGGCTTTAATAAATGGAATAATGAATGTTATTGTCAACGAAGGGTTACTTGATAAAAAGTTTATTGAAGAAAGAACGGAAGGATTTGAAAGTTTTATAAAGATAATAGAAGGTTATACCCCTTCTAAAGTATCCCAGATTACAGGTGTGCCAGCAGATAAGATAATCGAAGCTGCAAAAATGTATGGTTCAGCTGAAAAAGCAGCCATATATTTTGCGATGGGAATAACTCAACATAAATACGGAACCAATAACGTACTTTCTCTTACGAATCTTGCACTCTTAACTGGGAACGTTGGTTTTGAAAGCACAGGAGTCAATCCATTAAGGGGACAAAACAACGTGCAAGGTGCTTGTGATGTAGGGGCTTTACCTGATGTTTATCCTGGTTATCAAAAAGTCAGTGACCCCAAAATTAAAGAAAAGTTTGAGAATTATTGGGGTGTAAAATTAGCTGATAGAGAAGGGTTAACGCTAACAGAAATGCTCGAAGAAGCCGGCAAAAGGATAAAGGCTCTCTACATAATGGGTGAGAATCCTTTTTTATCTGATCCAGATCAAAACCATGTTAAAAAAGCTCTAGAAAGTTTGGATTTTTTAATAGTCCAGGATATATTCTTGACTGAAACTGCACAGTTTGCAGATGTAGTTTTGCCAGCGGCATCATTTGCTGAAAAAGAAGGTACGTTTACAAATACCGAACGACGTATACAAAGGGTGAGAAAAGCTATTAATTCTCCTGGAAGGGCTAAAGCAGATTGGGAGATATTAACTACTTTGGCTAATAAAATGGGTTATGAAATGAAATATAATTCACCTTCTGAAATTATGGATGAGATTGCACGAGTTTCAAAATTATACGGTGGAATAAGTTATGAAAGATTGGAGAAAGGTGGTTTGCAATGGCCTTGTCCTGATAGTAATCATCCAGGTACAAAATATTTGCATAAGAACGCTTTTTCTCGTGGAAAAGGCAAATTTTTTCCTGTTGAGTTTACTCCTCCTGAAAAAGAAGCTGATGAAAAGTACAATTTTATCTTAATGACAGGAAGGATGTTATACCATTTCCATACAGGTACAATGACCAGGCGATCCGATCCTATTAACAGGCATGAGCCCGACGCTTACGTTGAAATAAATATAAGAGATGCAAGAAAATTGGGGATCAAAGATAAAGATAGAGTTAGAATAACTTCTCGTCAGGGAACAATTGAAACCTATGCAAAAGTTGGAGAAAGAGTTAAACCAGGTCAACTTTTCATGCCTTTTCACTATGCGGAAAGTCCAGCCAATAAACTTACCAATCGTGTTTATGATTCAAAAGCAAAGATACCTGAATTAAAAATAACCCCAGTTAAATTGGAAAAAGTTGAAAAAAGAGTTTCACAAAGAGAGGTTTTGATTGATGAACGCTATACTTCTATCAGGAGGCAAGAGCAGTAG
- a CDS encoding 4Fe-4S dicluster domain-containing protein has protein sequence MKVLMLDQAKCTGCRACEYACSFEHTGKFNPLDSRIKVNEFWEDLTFVPSVCLQCERAYCEEVCPTSALTKNPETGVVELNKEKCIGCKQCIVACPWGSIKLDHTGKEVIKCDNCGGDPACIKVCYPGALSYEEVEDITNVKVQETATRLKEIAKDLVKGGA, from the coding sequence ATGAAAGTATTGATGTTGGATCAGGCAAAGTGCACGGGATGTAGGGCATGTGAGTATGCTTGTTCTTTTGAGCATACGGGAAAGTTTAACCCCCTTGACTCTCGAATCAAAGTTAATGAATTTTGGGAAGATTTAACCTTCGTTCCAAGTGTTTGTCTGCAATGTGAGAGAGCGTATTGTGAAGAAGTATGTCCTACTTCTGCATTGACTAAGAACCCTGAAACAGGGGTGGTAGAACTTAACAAGGAAAAATGTATCGGATGTAAACAGTGTATCGTAGCATGTCCATGGGGATCCATAAAATTGGATCATACAGGCAAAGAGGTTATAAAATGCGATAACTGTGGTGGAGATCCAGCGTGTATTAAAGTGTGCTATCCAGGTGCTTTGTCTTACGAAGAAGTAGAAGATATCACAAATGTGAAAGTACAGGAAACCGCCACCCGCCTTAAAGAAATAGCAAAAGATTTAGTAAAGGGGGGAGCTTAA
- a CDS encoding aldehyde ferredoxin oxidoreductase family protein, giving the protein MIKGGFKGKLLRVNLTTKEVKSEALNEEWAQKYLGGRGYGTRLLLEEIDPKIDPLSEENKVIFATGPLDGTLAPSSGRTMVITKGPLNGAIACSNAGGHFGPALKHTGYDMIVVEGKSAEPVYIWINKGKVEIRSAKEIWGKLADESDELIREQTHPLAETMTIGPAGEKLSRISSVMFNGHRASGRTGVGAAVGSKNLKGIAVRGNEDTPVADPEAFMKAIYKARDILSKDAFAGQGAAMLGTAMLVNVINGVGAFPTNNAQDAYFPEANKISGETLREKNLIRNEGCAECPIACGRVTVVKSGPYKGTIGGGPEYESVWSFGAMCGVSDLDAVISANHLCDKYGIDTISMGSTVACAMELYEKGYMPKEDAPFELRFGSAEAMLKAVELACKQEGDFGKLLAQGSYRLAEHYGHPELSMSAKKQEFPAYDPRGIKGMGLEYATSNRGACHVRGYGTAVEVLGDADQYAYEGKAALIKTLQDLTSALDSSGICLFTTFGLSANELAEMVSTATGFSIDAQEFMKIGERIWNIEKLFNLKAGFTRKDDTLPPRILNEPIKTGPSKGHVEDLGKMLDEYYQLRGWDKDSVPTDEKLKELEVQILK; this is encoded by the coding sequence ATGATAAAAGGTGGATTTAAAGGTAAATTATTGAGAGTAAACCTAACAACCAAAGAAGTAAAAAGTGAAGCATTGAATGAAGAATGGGCTCAGAAATACTTAGGAGGTAGAGGGTATGGGACTCGTTTGTTGTTGGAAGAAATAGATCCGAAAATAGATCCTCTCTCTGAAGAAAATAAGGTCATTTTTGCCACTGGTCCTTTAGATGGAACATTAGCCCCTTCTTCTGGAAGAACTATGGTAATCACCAAAGGCCCTTTGAATGGAGCTATTGCATGTTCTAATGCAGGTGGACATTTTGGTCCCGCTTTGAAACACACAGGATACGATATGATCGTTGTTGAAGGAAAATCAGCCGAACCCGTATATATATGGATTAACAAAGGTAAAGTAGAAATCAGATCCGCAAAGGAAATATGGGGGAAATTGGCTGACGAAAGTGACGAACTAATCAGAGAACAAACACATCCCTTGGCTGAAACCATGACGATTGGGCCAGCAGGAGAAAAACTTTCTCGTATCTCTAGCGTAATGTTCAATGGTCACAGGGCTTCTGGAAGAACCGGTGTTGGTGCGGCAGTTGGAAGCAAGAACCTAAAAGGTATAGCCGTTAGAGGTAATGAAGATACTCCAGTGGCTGATCCTGAAGCTTTTATGAAAGCAATTTATAAGGCTAGAGATATTTTGAGTAAAGACGCCTTTGCAGGTCAAGGAGCTGCTATGTTGGGTACCGCCATGTTGGTAAATGTTATTAATGGTGTTGGTGCGTTTCCAACTAATAATGCCCAAGATGCTTATTTCCCAGAGGCAAATAAAATCAGTGGAGAAACACTGAGGGAGAAAAACTTAATTAGAAATGAAGGATGTGCAGAGTGTCCTATAGCTTGTGGCAGAGTAACGGTGGTAAAAAGTGGACCATATAAAGGTACTATTGGGGGAGGTCCAGAATACGAATCAGTTTGGTCGTTTGGTGCAATGTGCGGTGTTTCAGATCTTGATGCGGTGATAAGCGCCAATCATCTTTGTGATAAATATGGAATCGATACTATCTCTATGGGTTCAACGGTCGCCTGTGCCATGGAATTGTACGAAAAAGGATATATGCCCAAGGAAGATGCCCCCTTTGAGCTTAGATTTGGTTCAGCAGAAGCTATGTTAAAAGCTGTGGAATTAGCGTGCAAACAAGAAGGAGATTTTGGTAAATTGTTAGCTCAAGGCTCCTATCGTTTAGCGGAACATTATGGTCATCCAGAACTTTCTATGTCGGCGAAGAAACAAGAGTTCCCTGCATACGATCCAAGGGGTATCAAAGGTATGGGTTTAGAATATGCTACTAGTAATCGTGGTGCTTGCCACGTCAGAGGATATGGAACAGCCGTAGAGGTATTGGGAGACGCTGATCAGTACGCTTATGAAGGCAAAGCAGCTTTAATCAAAACTTTACAAGATCTGACATCAGCACTTGATTCTTCAGGAATATGTTTGTTCACGACTTTTGGTCTCAGTGCTAATGAGTTAGCCGAGATGGTGTCAACTGCAACAGGTTTTTCAATAGATGCTCAAGAGTTCATGAAAATTGGAGAAAGAATTTGGAATATTGAAAAGCTTTTCAATCTAAAAGCAGGCTTTACGAGAAAGGATGATACATTACCACCGAGAATATTAAATGAGCCAATCAAAACTGGTCCTTCGAAAGGTCATGTAGAAGATCTTGGAAAGATGTTAGACGAATACTATCAGTTAAGAGGATGGGATAAAGACAGTGTTCCCACAGACGAAAAACTTAAAGAATTGGAGGTCCAGATTTTAAAATGA
- a CDS encoding ABC transporter permease, translating into MIKKAWFELILSFLGILLLFFIATPVAKLIFGVEPQVLIDTVKEEEVYTSILLTFSASLVATLISILLGVPLAYLLARKDFFGKSFVESLIDIPVIIPHTAAGIALLMVFGRNFFLGRFFSIFGIEFVGEFAGIVVAMMFVSMPFLVNEVKEGFKSIDVKLEKVARSLGSSSARTFFKVSLPLNFNHLISGSLMMWARGLSEFGAVVILAYHPMTASVLIYERFTSFGLKYSSPVAAIMVITSLIVFIFLTLINRKNSVEGRERENELD; encoded by the coding sequence ATGATTAAAAAAGCATGGTTCGAATTAATACTTAGTTTTTTGGGGATACTATTGTTGTTTTTCATAGCTACCCCAGTAGCCAAGCTTATCTTTGGAGTTGAACCGCAAGTTCTTATCGACACTGTAAAAGAAGAAGAAGTTTACACTTCCATATTGCTTACTTTCAGTGCATCGTTGGTTGCAACTTTAATTTCCATATTGTTAGGGGTACCTTTGGCTTACCTACTTGCTCGTAAAGATTTTTTTGGTAAATCTTTTGTTGAAAGTTTAATAGATATCCCCGTTATAATACCACATACAGCAGCTGGTATAGCGCTTTTGATGGTTTTTGGTCGTAATTTTTTTCTAGGAAGGTTCTTCTCGATATTTGGAATAGAGTTCGTTGGCGAATTTGCAGGAATAGTTGTTGCAATGATGTTTGTTAGTATGCCTTTTTTGGTGAATGAAGTTAAAGAAGGGTTCAAATCTATCGATGTTAAATTGGAAAAGGTTGCTAGAAGTTTGGGTTCATCCTCTGCTCGAACTTTCTTCAAAGTATCGCTACCTTTGAATTTTAACCATTTAATTTCTGGTTCACTTATGATGTGGGCAAGAGGATTATCTGAATTTGGAGCGGTTGTTATTTTAGCTTATCATCCAATGACGGCGTCGGTACTTATTTACGAGAGATTTACTTCCTTTGGATTGAAGTATTCGAGCCCCGTTGCAGCCATTATGGTGATAACAAGTCTCATTGTGTTTATCTTTTTAACACTCATAAACAGAAAGAATTCAGTGGAAGGTCGAGAGAGGGAAAACGAACTTGATTAA
- the wtpA gene encoding tungstate ABC transporter substrate-binding protein WtpA, translating into MKSFYKYTFMLFVFLIGTMMMGEEISGEIIVFHAGSLSVPFAQIEKAFESQYPGTDVIREAAGSREAVRKVTDLGKEADVIGSADYTVIENLMIPEYTEWYINFANNEMVIMYTENSRYKDEINSDNWYEILLRPDVEYGHSDPNADPCGYRSQIVWKLAEKYYGVDNLYQKLADNCPPKNVRPKETDLIALLEAGELDYIFIYKSVALQHQMPYVELPEQINLKSTKYADFYATASFDVTGKEPGEMITQVGQPMVYALTIPKNAPNPQGAIAFIKFVIGQQGQAIMEENGQPPINPPEGVNIEKAPYEIQDFLKGGAND; encoded by the coding sequence ATGAAAAGCTTTTATAAGTACACATTTATGTTATTTGTTTTTTTAATTGGGACGATGATGATGGGTGAAGAGATTAGCGGGGAGATTATAGTTTTCCATGCAGGGTCTTTAAGCGTTCCCTTTGCACAAATTGAAAAAGCGTTTGAAAGCCAGTATCCAGGAACAGATGTTATTAGGGAAGCAGCGGGAAGTAGAGAAGCTGTTAGAAAGGTTACCGATCTTGGAAAGGAAGCGGATGTTATAGGTTCTGCGGATTATACCGTTATCGAAAATCTGATGATCCCTGAGTACACAGAATGGTACATAAATTTTGCCAACAACGAGATGGTAATAATGTACACAGAAAATTCTCGTTACAAAGATGAGATTAATTCTGACAATTGGTATGAGATTCTTTTGCGCCCAGATGTTGAGTACGGTCATTCGGATCCAAATGCTGATCCTTGTGGATACAGAAGTCAGATTGTTTGGAAATTAGCAGAAAAATATTATGGAGTGGATAATCTATATCAAAAACTTGCTGATAACTGTCCACCAAAAAACGTTAGACCAAAAGAAACAGATTTAATTGCATTATTAGAGGCAGGAGAACTGGATTATATTTTCATTTATAAATCTGTAGCATTGCAACATCAAATGCCCTACGTGGAATTACCAGAACAAATTAATTTAAAAAGTACAAAATATGCCGATTTTTATGCAACAGCTTCTTTTGATGTAACGGGTAAAGAGCCAGGTGAGATGATAACGCAAGTAGGGCAACCTATGGTATATGCTTTAACCATTCCTAAGAACGCTCCAAATCCACAGGGAGCAATTGCTTTCATTAAATTCGTCATTGGCCAACAAGGACAAGCCATCATGGAAGAAAATGGGCAACCGCCAATTAATCCCCCAGAAGGTGTAAACATTGAAAAAGCTCCTTACGAGATTCAAGACTTCTTAAAAGGTGGAGCGAATGATTAA
- a CDS encoding NAD(P)/FAD-dependent oxidoreductase translates to MRHVIVGASAAGLNAARTLESLDPQGEITILSAEEVFPYSKMSLPYLLSNKVKKRDYLFLPHPSKAKLLLGQRVVNIDVERKKVETAQNKTFSYDKLLIATGAEPYVPDMELEGSPLVLTVRNLSDMDKLKDKLNKSDVKRVILSGAGLVNSEIADALAELNIPGTFVIRSSRMLSQIVDEEGSEIIAERAIESGMELITGESITKVQEEGDHVNVFLSSGKVIQGSCVVVGKGVKPSIDFLEKTPIKCDTGILVNEYMETSVKDVYAAGDVTESIDLISDEYEIHALWPVAMEQARIAATNMAGYSWKYPKEVSRNIVNLFGEVVFTGGISKEDAYDVYKEKEGRSYHKILVRDGKLVGFIFVGGVLNPGVYLAAMKNQWDISHLLNEAIKGALSYSMFKAPTREVVNI, encoded by the coding sequence ATGAGACACGTTATCGTTGGAGCTAGTGCAGCCGGCTTAAATGCTGCTCGAACATTAGAATCTCTGGATCCTCAAGGGGAAATTACTATATTATCCGCTGAAGAAGTATTCCCCTACAGTAAAATGTCTCTACCTTATTTATTGTCAAATAAAGTGAAAAAAAGAGATTATCTGTTTCTTCCCCATCCATCTAAGGCTAAACTTCTACTGGGGCAAAGGGTTGTCAACATTGATGTTGAAAGAAAAAAGGTAGAAACTGCTCAAAACAAAACATTTTCCTACGATAAATTGTTGATAGCAACTGGAGCGGAACCATATGTTCCGGATATGGAGTTAGAAGGATCTCCGTTAGTGCTAACGGTGCGAAATCTTTCAGATATGGATAAATTGAAAGATAAATTGAACAAAAGCGATGTTAAAAGAGTAATACTTTCTGGTGCGGGATTGGTTAATTCTGAGATTGCTGATGCCTTAGCAGAACTTAATATACCGGGTACTTTTGTTATAAGATCGTCAAGGATGTTGTCTCAGATCGTTGATGAAGAAGGCTCAGAAATTATTGCTGAAAGAGCTATAGAAAGTGGAATGGAGTTAATAACGGGTGAAAGCATAACTAAGGTTCAAGAAGAAGGAGATCACGTAAATGTATTTCTTTCATCAGGCAAAGTAATTCAAGGTAGTTGTGTTGTTGTAGGAAAAGGAGTTAAGCCGAGTATAGATTTTCTCGAAAAAACGCCTATTAAATGTGATACTGGCATCTTGGTAAACGAATATATGGAAACCTCTGTTAAGGATGTTTATGCAGCAGGGGATGTGACGGAATCCATAGATTTAATCTCTGATGAATATGAAATACATGCCTTATGGCCTGTTGCGATGGAACAAGCAAGGATAGCTGCCACCAATATGGCGGGTTATTCTTGGAAATATCCCAAAGAAGTATCTAGAAACATAGTCAATTTATTTGGAGAAGTTGTTTTCACGGGAGGCATAAGTAAAGAGGATGCTTACGACGTTTATAAGGAAAAAGAAGGCAGAAGCTACCATAAAATTCTGGTGAGAGATGGCAAACTTGTTGGTTTTATCTTTGTTGGAGGCGTTCTAAATCCAGGGGTTTATTTAGCAGCGATGAAAAATCAATGGGATATAAGTCATCTATTGAATGAAGCAATAAAAGGTGCGTTAAGTTATTCGATGTTCAAGGCTCCTACGAGAGAAGTTGTGAATATATAA
- a CDS encoding HesA/MoeB/ThiF family protein, which translates to MDYLERQKMLFTEEEVLKLKQAVVYIGGAGGLGTHQALELQRVGVKKIYLVDYDKVELSNLNRQVLYGMDSISEYKVDQAKKTLESFNLPTIIETKVEKISKKSKIPTDVNVILDALDNFETRYILEQLAWKSNVPYIHAGVNQWYGQLTTIIPGRTLSLKDIFGEVDTTKEKVSTISPVVSIMASLQVIEAIKVITGRKNTLDNKLLLIDLKDYSVEIIKLQ; encoded by the coding sequence ATGGATTACTTGGAAAGACAAAAAATGTTGTTCACAGAAGAAGAGGTTTTAAAGTTAAAACAAGCTGTTGTCTATATTGGTGGAGCTGGAGGTCTTGGAACTCATCAGGCATTGGAGTTACAAAGGGTTGGTGTAAAAAAAATATATTTGGTGGATTATGATAAGGTTGAGCTTTCTAATTTAAACCGTCAAGTATTATATGGCATGGATAGCATCAGCGAATACAAAGTCGATCAAGCTAAAAAAACTCTTGAATCTTTTAACTTGCCAACGATAATAGAAACAAAGGTAGAAAAAATTTCAAAAAAGAGTAAAATACCAACAGATGTGAACGTTATATTAGACGCTCTTGATAATTTCGAAACGAGATATATTCTTGAACAACTTGCTTGGAAATCCAACGTTCCTTATATACATGCAGGGGTTAATCAGTGGTATGGTCAATTGACAACTATAATACCGGGTAGAACTTTGTCTTTAAAAGATATATTTGGAGAAGTGGATACAACAAAGGAAAAGGTCTCTACTATCTCACCTGTCGTATCTATCATGGCATCTCTTCAAGTAATAGAGGCGATTAAAGTAATAACTGGGAGGAAAAATACCCTAGATAACAAGTTGCTACTTATAGATTTAAAGGATTATTCCGTTGAAATAATTAAACTTCAATGA
- the wtpC gene encoding tungstate ABC transporter ATP-binding protein WtpC, translating to MIKIANISKRFKKFSLEDISLNIEDNEYFVILGPTGVGKTVILEIIAGLIKPDFGDVFIGEKRITNLPPEERNIGMVYQDYMLFPHLNVEENIVFGLKSRRVKKDEIRYLLNNIVELFRIEHLLTRKTKNLSGGEKQRVALARALITSPQILLLDEPLSALDPQTKEKFIEDLKNLHKQLKTTTIHVTHDFNEAFSLADKIAIMKDGKIVQDGDSKDVFNKPNSDFVAQFTGVRNIFRGEIINDDSDTYVSVNGLKIRVATEKKGNVNISIRPEDILLSIKPLDSSARNVFPGVIKRICEQLSIVHVTVDIGIPLVVYITRQSLKELNLVENKKVFVTFKASAVHVY from the coding sequence TTGATTAAAATCGCGAATATATCGAAGAGATTTAAAAAGTTTTCTTTAGAAGATATCAGTTTGAATATCGAAGATAACGAGTATTTTGTAATTTTGGGGCCAACAGGTGTAGGTAAAACAGTGATTCTTGAGATTATAGCAGGTTTAATAAAACCCGACTTTGGGGATGTGTTTATTGGTGAGAAAAGAATTACAAATTTACCTCCTGAAGAGAGAAATATTGGAATGGTTTATCAGGATTACATGCTCTTTCCACATCTAAATGTGGAAGAGAATATTGTTTTTGGATTAAAATCGAGGAGAGTTAAAAAAGATGAGATTAGATATCTATTAAACAACATAGTAGAGCTTTTTCGCATAGAACATTTACTCACAAGAAAAACGAAGAATCTAAGTGGAGGAGAGAAACAAAGAGTAGCTCTTGCACGGGCTTTAATTACTTCTCCACAAATTTTGTTGTTAGATGAACCTTTAAGTGCATTAGATCCTCAAACAAAAGAAAAATTTATAGAAGATTTGAAGAACTTACATAAACAGCTCAAGACTACTACAATTCATGTAACACATGATTTTAATGAAGCATTTTCTTTAGCGGATAAAATCGCTATAATGAAAGATGGGAAGATCGTTCAAGATGGTGATTCAAAAGATGTGTTCAACAAACCGAATTCTGATTTTGTTGCTCAATTTACAGGGGTTAGAAATATTTTTCGAGGAGAAATAATTAATGATGATTCTGATACCTATGTTTCAGTAAATGGATTGAAAATAAGGGTGGCTACTGAAAAGAAAGGGAACGTTAATATCTCTATCAGACCTGAAGATATATTGTTATCTATAAAACCTCTTGATTCAAGCGCTAGGAATGTTTTCCCTGGAGTAATAAAACGGATTTGTGAACAATTATCTATAGTTCATGTTACTGTGGATATCGGTATTCCTTTGGTGGTGTATATAACAAGGCAGTCGTTGAAAGAGTTAAATTTAGTAGAAAATAAAAAGGTTTTTGTTACATTCAAAGCCTCTGCGGTGCATGTTTACTAA
- a CDS encoding molybdenum cofactor guanylyltransferase, with protein sequence MNAILLSGGKSSRFGTNKALESVNGRPLIEQIVQSLKNAFEKVYIIGNVKEYAFLQDVFFCEDIIPNKGPLGGLFTGLTCSDSDYNFLTACDMPFLTIGFFEFLKFQKKDYDVLVPEYNSYLEPLAAVYSKKCLPFISATLKMNQLKLKSFFPKVKVRIIKETIIREIGEPEKLFFNINYKEDVQKLEINLERSEKI encoded by the coding sequence ATGAACGCTATACTTCTATCAGGAGGCAAGAGCAGTAGATTTGGAACTAACAAGGCATTGGAATCTGTTAATGGAAGACCTTTGATAGAACAGATCGTCCAAAGCCTAAAAAATGCATTTGAAAAAGTTTACATAATAGGGAATGTAAAAGAGTATGCGTTTTTGCAAGATGTGTTTTTTTGTGAGGATATAATACCAAATAAAGGTCCGTTAGGTGGTTTGTTTACTGGTTTAACCTGTTCTGATAGCGACTACAACTTTTTGACAGCTTGTGACATGCCATTTTTGACAATTGGTTTTTTTGAGTTTTTAAAGTTTCAAAAGAAAGATTATGACGTTCTTGTACCCGAGTACAACTCTTACCTTGAGCCACTTGCTGCTGTTTATAGCAAAAAATGTTTGCCTTTTATCAGTGCTACACTAAAAATGAATCAATTGAAGTTGAAGAGTTTTTTTCCCAAAGTAAAGGTTAGAATAATAAAAGAAACCATTATAAGAGAAATTGGAGAGCCGGAAAAATTGTTTTTCAATATAAATTATAAAGAAGATGTTCAGAAATTGGAAATAAATCTGGAAAGGAGTGAAAAAATTTGA